Proteins encoded together in one Deinococcus irradiatisoli window:
- a CDS encoding roadblock/LC7 domain-containing protein has protein sequence MSTHLAEIIGLPGVEGAVLSGPDGLSLESYGHYTELLAAELTALRAVFERAARPNGLGQVSRVAVTAETLEIVAVASGPYTAAAALTRGIDTRGAQQALARLALQLSLPGAGNAR, from the coding sequence GTGAGCACCCATCTGGCGGAAATCATCGGCCTGCCGGGCGTCGAGGGCGCCGTGCTCAGCGGTCCCGACGGCCTGAGCTTGGAGAGCTACGGCCACTACACCGAGCTGCTGGCCGCCGAGCTCACCGCGCTGCGGGCGGTGTTCGAGCGGGCCGCGCGCCCAAACGGTCTGGGGCAGGTTTCGCGCGTGGCGGTCACGGCCGAGACGCTGGAGATCGTGGCGGTGGCCTCAGGGCCGTACACGGCGGCGGCGGCGCTCACACGCGGCATCGACACCCGCGGCGCGCAGCAGGCGCTGGCGCGTCTGGCGCTGCAGCTGAGTCTGCCGGGAGCTGGCAATGCCCGCTGA
- the recR gene encoding recombination mediator RecR, which yields MKYPPSLVALIRELSRLPGIGPKSAQRLAFYLFEQPREDIERLAGVLLDAKRELHTCPVCFNITDAELCDVCADPSRQQNLICVVEEPGDVIAIEKSGEYSGLYHVLHGVISPMNGVGPDKLHLKALLPRLTPGMEVILATGTTVEGEATAMYLQRLIEPLGATVSRIAYGLPVGGALEYADEVTLGRALSGRQRITK from the coding sequence CTGAAATACCCTCCCAGTCTGGTGGCCCTGATCCGCGAACTCTCGCGCCTGCCGGGCATCGGCCCCAAGAGTGCCCAGCGCCTGGCCTTCTACCTCTTCGAGCAGCCACGTGAGGACATCGAGCGCCTCGCGGGCGTGCTGCTCGACGCCAAGCGCGAACTGCACACCTGCCCGGTGTGTTTCAACATCACCGACGCCGAGCTGTGCGACGTGTGCGCCGACCCTTCACGCCAGCAGAACCTGATCTGCGTGGTCGAGGAGCCCGGCGACGTGATCGCCATCGAAAAGAGCGGCGAGTACAGCGGCCTGTATCACGTGTTGCACGGCGTCATCAGCCCGATGAACGGCGTGGGGCCCGACAAGCTGCACCTCAAGGCGCTGCTGCCGCGCCTGACCCCCGGCATGGAAGTCATTCTCGCCACCGGCACCACCGTCGAGGGCGAGGCCACCGCCATGTATTTGCAGCGCCTGATCGAGCCGCTGGGCGCGACGGTGTCTCGCATCGCCTACGGTCTGCCGGTCGGCGGAGCGCTGGAATACGCCGACGAGGTCACGCTGGGCCGGGCGCTGAGCGGACGCCAGCGCATCACCAAATGA
- a CDS encoding roadblock/LC7 domain-containing protein, whose product MLAALKQLVTDVDGAWAAALGGLDGLLVDGHSEADVDLTLLIAEHAGLLRAAKQAYEQTLSGGTPSEWFLRGETLSAYVLPIQEFFLLLILDGYGNLGQARMYGRQTLKELEAYL is encoded by the coding sequence ATGCTTGCCGCTCTTAAACAACTGGTCACCGATGTCGACGGAGCCTGGGCCGCTGCCCTGGGCGGTCTGGACGGCCTGCTGGTCGATGGACACAGCGAGGCCGATGTCGACCTCACCTTGCTGATCGCCGAGCACGCCGGGCTTTTGCGCGCCGCCAAACAGGCCTACGAGCAGACCCTCTCCGGCGGCACGCCGAGCGAGTGGTTTTTGCGCGGCGAGACCCTCAGCGCCTACGTGCTGCCGATTCAGGAATTCTTCTTGCTGCTGATTCTCGACGGCTACGGCAACCTGGGCCAGGCCCGCATGTACGGCCGCCAGACCCTCAAAGAGCTGGAGGCCTACCTGTGA
- a CDS encoding roadblock/LC7 domain-containing protein — protein MPAEASSPALTRLLDTRGVRFAALIGPDNQVIGSAGSAPPDPALVQAAKAVAESLSVTVGGQGLQDLMMDLSGGPVLLTPQQSNVLVVGFDEVGNLGRVRFAVKREISKL, from the coding sequence ATGCCCGCTGAGGCCAGCAGCCCGGCGCTGACCCGCCTGCTCGATACGCGCGGCGTGCGCTTCGCGGCCCTGATCGGCCCCGACAACCAGGTGATCGGCAGCGCCGGCAGCGCCCCGCCGGACCCGGCCCTGGTGCAGGCTGCCAAGGCGGTGGCCGAGAGCCTCAGCGTCACGGTGGGCGGGCAGGGCCTGCAAGACCTGATGATGGACCTCTCCGGCGGCCCGGTGCTGCTCACCCCGCAGCAGAGCAACGTGCTGGTGGTGGGTTTCGACGAGGTCGGCAACCTGGGCCGCGTCCGCTTCGCGGTCAAGCGCGAGATCAGCAAGCTCTAA